From Nitrosopumilus zosterae, the proteins below share one genomic window:
- a CDS encoding S1C family serine protease, with protein MDKSGIIVGASVGAAIVLVLFAVLFISSPESIKPEIIVSNGHSSSTVGEVTSIYSKKLSLIEIFEKSEPGVVRVNVQRSETADIANGVGSGFVFDKIGHIITNAHVVKDANKVTITFLDGRSYNAEIIGSDEFTDIAVVKVNADLELLHPLSLGDSSNLKVGEQIAAIGNPFGLSGSMTSGIVSQLGRLLPSGNGYSIPDVIQTDAAINPGNSGGPLINMHGGIVGINTAIQSATGEFTGVGFAIPSQTVAKIVPILIEKGEYKHPWIGISGRDIDPDLAKVLELKDAVGFLVVTVVEDSPASKAGLIGSDKTIETDGISYAVGGDIILAVDGKEVRKIDDILIHLQRAKTIGDEMVLDILRDGRTTNVTVILEQRPNGN; from the coding sequence ATGGACAAATCAGGAATAATTGTAGGTGCTTCGGTGGGGGCAGCAATTGTTCTAGTATTATTTGCCGTGTTATTCATTTCATCACCAGAATCAATAAAGCCTGAAATCATAGTTAGTAATGGCCATTCATCAAGTACAGTGGGCGAAGTAACTTCTATTTATTCAAAAAAATTATCATTAATTGAAATTTTTGAAAAATCAGAACCAGGAGTTGTACGAGTTAACGTTCAAAGAAGTGAAACTGCTGATATTGCAAATGGCGTAGGATCAGGATTTGTTTTTGACAAAATAGGACACATAATTACAAATGCGCATGTTGTAAAGGATGCAAACAAAGTAACTATAACATTTCTTGATGGAAGATCATACAATGCAGAAATTATAGGATCAGACGAGTTTACAGATATTGCAGTAGTTAAAGTTAATGCAGATTTAGAACTTTTACATCCGTTGTCACTTGGAGATTCATCAAATCTCAAAGTAGGAGAACAAATAGCTGCAATTGGAAATCCATTTGGATTGTCAGGATCTATGACATCAGGAATTGTAAGTCAATTAGGACGATTACTTCCATCAGGTAACGGATATTCAATTCCAGATGTCATTCAGACAGACGCAGCAATTAACCCAGGAAATTCTGGTGGACCATTGATAAATATGCACGGAGGGATTGTCGGAATAAACACTGCCATCCAATCAGCCACAGGTGAATTTACAGGAGTAGGGTTTGCAATACCATCACAGACGGTCGCAAAAATTGTACCCATCCTAATAGAAAAAGGAGAATACAAGCATCCATGGATAGGGATTTCAGGCAGAGATATTGATCCAGATTTGGCCAAAGTTTTAGAATTAAAAGATGCAGTTGGATTTTTAGTTGTCACAGTAGTAGAAGATAGTCCTGCATCAAAAGCAGGATTGATTGGTTCGGATAAAACAATCGAGACAGATGGAATAAGTTATGCAGTTGGAGGAGATATAATTTTAGCAGTAGATGGAAAAGAAGTTAGAAAAATTGACGATATTTTGATTCATCTTCAGCGAGCAAAAACTATCGGAGATGAAATGGTTTTAGATATTTTGAGAGATGGAAGAACAACAAATGTCACAGTGATTCTAGAACAAAGACCCAATGGAAATTAA
- the cofG gene encoding 7,8-didemethyl-8-hydroxy-5-deazariboflavin synthase subunit CofG, with translation MNKLVLNSESLNKVLENKTISREDIFEIYQNSLKDPTELFSVSQNLREKFKKNTVTFSKKAFFNIINLCKDTCSYCTYKAEPGEEKLSLMSKQQILELLQLAKKYRCVETLFVTGEQPEQRYQEAREWLKENGFKSTVEYLIHSSELALEIGLFPHTNAGNLNYEEMKELKKTNVSMGVMLENVSERLTERGMPHYLAASKKPKARLQVLENSGKIGIPITTGILVGIGETIGEVIDSILAIRELHSKYGNIQEVILQNFQPKPDTVMKNKPSADERYFKTIVALSRIIMPEMNIQIPPNLSPKSYQSFLSAGINDWGGISPLTPDFVNPEFAWPEINKVSKESKDAGFDLKCRFPVYPEFFSFISKELRDKMAVIENEEGLVKEEYWR, from the coding sequence TTGAACAAGCTTGTCTTAAACTCCGAGAGTTTAAACAAAGTTTTAGAGAACAAAACAATATCTCGTGAAGATATTTTTGAGATTTATCAAAATTCTCTAAAAGATCCTACTGAACTTTTTTCAGTATCTCAAAATCTAAGAGAAAAATTCAAAAAAAATACAGTTACATTTTCTAAAAAAGCATTTTTTAATATCATCAATTTATGTAAGGACACTTGCTCATATTGTACATACAAAGCAGAGCCAGGAGAAGAAAAATTATCTTTAATGTCAAAACAACAAATTCTGGAATTATTGCAACTTGCAAAAAAATACAGGTGTGTTGAAACACTTTTTGTTACAGGTGAGCAACCAGAACAAAGATACCAAGAAGCACGCGAGTGGTTAAAAGAGAACGGATTCAAATCAACTGTAGAATATCTCATTCATTCATCAGAATTAGCATTAGAGATAGGACTATTTCCACATACTAATGCAGGCAATCTAAATTATGAAGAAATGAAAGAATTGAAAAAAACAAATGTGTCAATGGGAGTTATGCTTGAAAATGTCAGTGAAAGACTAACAGAGAGAGGAATGCCACATTATTTGGCAGCAAGTAAAAAACCAAAAGCAAGATTACAGGTATTAGAAAATTCTGGAAAAATTGGAATTCCAATAACTACAGGAATTCTTGTAGGGATAGGAGAGACAATTGGCGAGGTAATTGATTCAATTTTAGCAATAAGAGAACTTCACAGCAAATATGGAAACATACAAGAAGTAATTTTACAAAATTTTCAACCAAAACCAGACACGGTTATGAAAAACAAACCATCAGCTGATGAGAGATATTTTAAAACAATTGTGGCACTATCAAGAATAATAATGCCTGAAATGAACATACAGATTCCTCCAAATTTATCACCCAAATCATATCAAAGTTTCTTGTCCGCTGGGATAAATGATTGGGGAGGCATATCTCCACTTACTCCTGATTTTGTAAATCCAGAATTTGCATGGCCAGAAATTAACAAAGTAAGCAAAGAGTCCAAAGATGCAGGATTTGATTTAAAATGCAGATTCCCAGTATATCCAGAATTTTTCTCTTTTATTAGCAAAGAGTTAAGAGATAAGATGGCAGTAATTGAAAATGAAGAAGGATTGGTAAAAGAGGAATATTGGAGATGA
- the cofH gene encoding 5-amino-6-(D-ribitylamino)uracil--L-tyrosine 4-hydroxyphenyl transferase CofH: MTINIDALLKNADPLISEILNNALSDKEISAQDGLELYKSTGVDFHLVGLVADEIRRRRVGNIVSYVVNRNINFTNVCIKQCGFCAFSRDFREEEGYFLPTEEIVRRAMEARQLGATEVCIQAGLPPDMKGDLYESICREIKKEIPDIHIHGFSPEEILYGASRSEISIEEFLKRMKEAGVDTLPGTSAEILDQKLRDQISPGRISVENWEKVIKYAHKIGINTTSTMMFGHLETLEQRVAHIVKLRDIQKETGGFTEFVPLNFIHTEAPMYKHQLHEGIRRGGSGNDVLLTHAVARIMLNNSINNIQMSWVKEGQKMSQLLLMWGANDFGGTLINESISTSAGSEHGQLLKPKEIRRRIKEIGRIPAERNTNYKILKKFDAEEEVDEKLDRILDTSQFGSYVELIKINKFKYKNPRAK, encoded by the coding sequence ATGACAATCAACATAGACGCATTATTAAAAAATGCAGATCCACTCATTTCTGAAATCTTAAACAATGCATTATCAGACAAAGAAATTTCTGCTCAAGATGGATTAGAGTTATACAAATCAACCGGAGTTGATTTTCATTTAGTGGGATTAGTTGCAGATGAAATTAGAAGAAGAAGAGTCGGGAATATTGTATCTTATGTAGTAAATAGAAATATCAATTTTACAAATGTGTGCATAAAACAATGTGGGTTTTGTGCGTTTAGCAGAGATTTTAGAGAAGAGGAGGGATATTTTCTACCAACAGAAGAGATTGTACGGAGGGCAATGGAGGCACGTCAATTAGGAGCAACTGAAGTATGCATTCAAGCAGGACTGCCCCCAGATATGAAAGGAGATCTTTATGAGAGTATTTGCAGGGAGATCAAAAAAGAGATTCCAGATATACATATTCATGGATTTTCACCTGAAGAGATCCTATACGGAGCATCAAGATCTGAGATTTCAATTGAGGAATTTCTAAAAAGAATGAAGGAAGCAGGAGTAGATACACTTCCAGGAACATCAGCAGAAATTCTTGATCAAAAACTACGAGACCAGATTTCTCCAGGAAGAATAAGCGTAGAGAATTGGGAAAAAGTAATCAAATATGCTCACAAAATTGGGATCAATACTACATCAACTATGATGTTTGGACATTTAGAAACACTAGAACAAAGAGTGGCACATATAGTAAAATTAAGAGACATACAAAAAGAGACAGGAGGATTTACTGAATTTGTACCTCTAAATTTTATTCATACTGAAGCCCCCATGTACAAACATCAATTACATGAAGGAATAAGACGAGGAGGAAGTGGAAATGATGTCTTACTAACACATGCTGTTGCAAGAATCATGTTAAACAATTCAATTAACAATATCCAAATGTCATGGGTTAAAGAAGGGCAAAAAATGTCACAGTTATTGCTAATGTGGGGAGCCAATGATTTTGGTGGAACTCTGATTAACGAAAGTATTTCAACATCAGCAGGCTCAGAACATGGACAATTACTAAAACCAAAAGAAATTAGAAGAAGGATTAAAGAGATTGGAAGAATACCTGCTGAGAGGAACACAAATTATAAGATTCTAAAAAAGTTTGATGCAGAAGAGGAGGTAGATGAAAAACTAGATAGAATTTTAGATACATCCCAATTTGGATCATATGTAGAATTGATAAAAATTAACAAATTCAAATACAAAAACCCTAGAGCGAAGTAA
- a CDS encoding TldD/PmbA family protein, whose translation MSALEEALNHSKNVGVDECEIVVLKKKITTVRITDSEIAETKQSFEESYGIRLIHNKRIASIQITNQQKIKDVINDSLKTLHSVKPREFWRGLPSKIKSQKLDGTYDENLANISGSQAMDIAESMINATNSYKINTITGSLNIVSDDFELENSNGLKLREKSTYISGIINAESESGTLPVSGIGHDSCRTLSNFSTEQIGDDAKNMCLESINPQKIDSDTYSIIFEPYSVGELLSFVIASNFNFKTFAEKKSCFSNDFEKEIAVKQFSLIDDPHISEGIGTKSVDDEGVKTQKQSLIANGIFKNTFSNLYDSYKEGKQSSGNALRLGSPMGRSSEPIPISAPHNLKINPGKSTQENMIKDTKHGLLIGRLWYTYAVNPIKGDFSCTARSGIKIIENGEIKGPGKSVRIIHNLVNMLKNISEIGNNQKNIIQWASLPSIAPSIKAEKISVKSI comes from the coding sequence ATGTCTGCCTTAGAAGAGGCATTAAATCATTCAAAGAATGTTGGAGTTGACGAATGTGAAATAGTTGTTTTGAAAAAAAAGATCACAACTGTGCGAATTACTGATTCAGAGATTGCCGAAACCAAACAAAGCTTTGAGGAAAGTTATGGCATTAGATTAATCCACAATAAGAGAATTGCTTCAATTCAAATTACAAATCAGCAAAAAATTAAAGATGTTATTAATGATTCGTTAAAGACTCTACACAGTGTAAAGCCACGAGAATTTTGGCGTGGACTACCATCCAAAATAAAGTCACAAAAACTAGACGGAACATATGACGAAAACCTAGCAAATATTTCAGGATCTCAAGCTATGGATATAGCAGAATCTATGATTAATGCAACTAATAGCTACAAAATAAACACAATTACAGGCTCACTGAATATCGTTTCAGATGATTTTGAGCTTGAAAATTCAAATGGGTTAAAACTCAGAGAAAAGTCTACATATATCTCAGGAATAATTAATGCAGAATCAGAATCAGGTACATTACCAGTATCAGGAATTGGACATGATAGTTGTAGGACATTATCAAATTTTTCAACAGAACAAATAGGAGATGATGCAAAAAATATGTGCCTAGAATCAATAAATCCACAAAAAATTGATTCAGATACATATTCCATAATTTTTGAGCCATATTCTGTTGGGGAATTGTTATCATTTGTGATTGCATCAAACTTTAATTTTAAAACATTCGCAGAAAAGAAAAGTTGTTTCTCAAATGATTTTGAAAAAGAAATTGCAGTAAAACAATTTAGTTTAATTGATGATCCACATATTTCAGAAGGCATAGGAACAAAATCGGTTGACGATGAAGGGGTTAAAACCCAAAAACAAAGTTTGATAGCAAATGGAATTTTCAAAAATACGTTTTCAAATCTTTACGATAGTTACAAAGAAGGAAAACAATCTTCAGGAAATGCATTACGTTTAGGATCTCCAATGGGTAGAAGCTCAGAACCAATTCCAATTTCAGCACCACATAATCTAAAAATTAATCCAGGAAAGAGCACACAAGAAAACATGATAAAAGACACAAAACACGGATTATTAATTGGAAGGCTATGGTACACATATGCAGTAAATCCAATCAAAGGAGATTTTTCATGTACTGCAAGAAGCGGAATAAAAATTATTGAGAATGGTGAAATCAAAGGTCCTGGAAAATCAGTCAGAATAATTCACAATCTTGTAAATATGTTAAAAAATATTTCAGAAATTGGAAATAATCAAAAAAACATAATTCAGTGGGCATCACTTCCATCAATTGCACCATCAATAAAAGCAGAAAAAATTTCGGTAAAATCAATCTAA
- a CDS encoding calcium/sodium antiporter, with the protein MEIVINAVLTIVGLAMLCFGGNWLVSGGVTIARKFRISNLVIGMTIVAYGTSTPELAASVAAAGEHSAIILGNIVGSNIANVGMVIGIAAILVPLAVSKSVLRKEIPIMLGVSFLLILISIDGELSIYDGILLLVGLGVYGYYTFKDAMKHREESKENVEESKNNVYLKSFGLIGIGVVILYFGAILTVDNAVILAQEFGLSEKIIGLTVIAIGTSLPELITSIIAIRKGHGDIGVGNIIGSNIYNILMIMGVGAALGGVMVAPDVFIDYAIMIIFSISLLIALKTGIINRVMGACLALGYVVYLIFTFFN; encoded by the coding sequence GTGGAAATAGTAATCAATGCAGTGCTGACTATAGTCGGATTAGCTATGCTGTGTTTTGGTGGTAATTGGTTAGTTAGTGGCGGTGTTACAATCGCCCGAAAATTTAGAATAAGTAATCTTGTAATTGGAATGACTATTGTAGCATATGGTACCTCTACGCCGGAGCTTGCAGCAAGTGTTGCAGCAGCTGGAGAACACAGTGCTATAATTTTGGGAAATATTGTTGGAAGTAACATTGCAAATGTTGGAATGGTTATAGGAATTGCAGCAATTCTTGTTCCACTTGCCGTAAGTAAATCTGTTTTACGTAAAGAAATTCCAATAATGCTAGGTGTTTCTTTTCTTTTGATTTTGATTTCAATTGATGGTGAACTTTCTATATATGATGGAATTTTATTACTTGTAGGATTGGGTGTTTATGGATATTATACATTCAAAGATGCAATGAAACACCGAGAAGAAAGCAAGGAAAATGTTGAAGAAAGTAAAAATAATGTATATCTGAAATCTTTTGGATTAATTGGGATAGGTGTTGTTATTTTGTATTTTGGCGCAATTCTTACTGTTGATAATGCCGTAATTTTAGCCCAAGAGTTTGGATTATCTGAAAAAATCATAGGACTAACTGTGATTGCAATTGGAACGTCTCTTCCGGAATTAATTACATCCATTATTGCAATTAGAAAAGGACATGGCGATATTGGTGTTGGAAATATTATTGGAAGTAATATCTACAACATCTTAATGATCATGGGTGTTGGTGCGGCGCTTGGAGGTGTAATGGTCGCACCCGATGTCTTCATTGATTATGCCATCATGATCATCTTTAGTATTTCATTGTTAATTGCACTTAAAACTGGAATTATTAATCGTGTTATGGGTGCTTGCCTTGCACTAGGCTATGTGGTATATTTGATTTTTACATTTTTCAATTAA
- a CDS encoding DUF6659 family protein, whose product MAINYDELSKKVLALDSQIRFAGIANSKGELVAGGHKESIDGMLSDDEVKMSIHYALQKRELYTNLAYKIGHETSSITEYEKVTMISVPINSNELFMVSTEPRADYLKIIDYIHSALGSEKYSV is encoded by the coding sequence TTGGCAATTAATTACGATGAATTATCGAAAAAAGTACTTGCTTTAGATTCACAAATTAGGTTTGCAGGTATTGCAAATAGTAAAGGTGAGCTTGTTGCTGGAGGCCACAAAGAAAGTATTGATGGAATGTTAAGTGATGATGAAGTTAAAATGTCAATTCATTATGCATTACAAAAAAGAGAACTATATACGAATCTGGCATACAAGATTGGTCATGAAACATCTTCAATTACTGAATATGAAAAAGTCACAATGATCAGTGTTCCAATTAACTCTAATGAATTATTTATGGTTAGTACAGAACCAAGGGCAGATTATCTGAAGATAATTGATTATATTCATTCAGCACTTGGTTCCGAGAAATATTCTGTCTAG
- a CDS encoding ammonium transporter, whose product MVLDSGDTAWMLVAGSLVLLMIPALGLFESGLLRKKNAASIFMQIFFGLALLSVMWFVFGFSLSFGDSTMGLVGNMDWVFLKGVPSDGPLEQYAPTIPGVLFVKFQLMFAAITPLLLTGTIAERMKFSSFIIFIAAWSMLIYYPLVHWVWGGGWLSQLGVVDFAGGIVIHTSVGMAALAAAIVLGKRRHYGPAIMIPHSIPLAVLGSSLLWLGWFGFNAGSALSASGGVAGNTVIVTHMASSVSALIWAGLSWVRTGKPSVVATINGAIAGLAGITPASGFVSAEHAFVIGIAIGVISYSGVVLFKEKLKIDDALDVSSVHGVAGIVGALSIGIFASTVINPGGVDGLLFGNPDQLWIQAVGVGVAAAMGFGGTWIILQVMKHLIGIRVSPEVEDVGLDISEHAESAYSDEEEFMLDMDTFTEELQEKDEIFRKK is encoded by the coding sequence ATGGTACTTGATTCTGGGGATACAGCGTGGATGCTAGTAGCTGGAAGTCTTGTACTTTTGATGATCCCTGCATTGGGTCTTTTTGAATCTGGACTTTTAAGAAAAAAGAACGCAGCATCAATTTTCATGCAGATCTTTTTTGGTTTGGCATTATTGAGTGTCATGTGGTTCGTATTTGGATTTAGTTTATCTTTTGGTGACTCTACAATGGGACTAGTTGGAAATATGGATTGGGTATTTCTCAAAGGTGTTCCATCTGATGGTCCATTAGAACAGTATGCTCCAACCATTCCAGGTGTCTTGTTTGTAAAGTTCCAATTGATGTTTGCGGCAATTACTCCGTTATTACTTACAGGAACAATTGCTGAAAGAATGAAGTTCAGCTCATTTATCATATTTATCGCTGCATGGTCTATGCTGATTTACTATCCTCTGGTTCACTGGGTTTGGGGAGGAGGTTGGCTATCCCAATTAGGTGTAGTTGATTTTGCAGGTGGTATAGTAATTCACACAAGTGTTGGAATGGCAGCCCTTGCTGCAGCAATTGTGCTTGGAAAAAGAAGACATTATGGTCCTGCTATAATGATTCCTCATAGTATTCCACTTGCAGTTCTTGGTTCTTCGTTGTTATGGCTTGGATGGTTTGGCTTTAATGCAGGAAGTGCATTGTCAGCTTCTGGCGGAGTTGCAGGAAATACTGTAATTGTTACTCACATGGCTTCTTCAGTTTCTGCTTTGATTTGGGCTGGGCTTTCTTGGGTAAGAACAGGGAAACCTTCTGTTGTTGCAACAATTAACGGTGCAATTGCAGGTCTTGCTGGAATTACTCCTGCATCTGGCTTTGTAAGTGCAGAACATGCCTTTGTTATTGGTATTGCAATTGGTGTAATTTCCTATTCAGGAGTTGTACTATTCAAAGAAAAACTAAAGATTGATGATGCACTTGATGTAAGTTCTGTTCACGGTGTTGCCGGAATTGTAGGTGCGCTTTCTATCGGAATCTTTGCCAGTACTGTAATTAATCCTGGCGGTGTTGATGGATTGTTATTTGGCAATCCTGATCAATTGTGGATTCAAGCAGTAGGTGTTGGCGTTGCAGCCGCAATGGGCTTTGGTGGAACTTGGATAATTCTGCAAGTGATGAAGCATCTGATTGGAATTAGGGTTTCGCCTGAAGTCGAAGACGTAGGACTTGATATTAGTGAACACGCAGAATCTGCCTATTCTGATGAGGAGGAATTCATGCTGGATATGGATACCTTTACTGAAGAATTACAGGAAAAGGATGAAATATTCCGAAAAAAGTAG
- a CDS encoding P-II family nitrogen regulator: protein MLKIEVILGENDVMAISEGLKKIGIGGLTVSKVRGRGKRPGPEIHASKGSEIFTPQFNDKYRIEAIIADAREDEIIGIIKENGRVGKIFVSQILRAVDIATGDEGESTI, encoded by the coding sequence ATGCTCAAAATCGAAGTCATACTTGGCGAAAATGACGTAATGGCAATAAGCGAAGGATTAAAGAAAATAGGAATTGGAGGCCTCACAGTATCCAAAGTTAGAGGAAGAGGAAAGAGGCCAGGACCTGAAATTCACGCATCAAAAGGCAGCGAGATCTTTACGCCTCAGTTCAATGACAAATATAGAATTGAAGCAATTATTGCAGATGCTAGGGAAGACGAAATTATAGGAATTATCAAAGAGAATGGAAGAGTTGGAAAAATATTTGTATCTCAGATCTTACGTGCAGTAGACATTGCCACAGGTGATGAAGGAGAATCGACAATTTAG